A stretch of the Cucurbita pepo subsp. pepo cultivar mu-cu-16 chromosome LG16, ASM280686v2, whole genome shotgun sequence genome encodes the following:
- the LOC111777745 gene encoding uncharacterized protein LOC111777745, translated as MEAKYLQDFKRGDPQTFKGTSDDPTVAQMWLRSIETASRDIISPEGGAVSWAEFKSAFTKEYYPEDVQLRKQQEFTQLSQRGRSVTTYAREFSKLKRFTPELVNTDYRTARRFVLGLDTKIRNTVEAIAPTIYAAALRVAKSMELFDSSRGTPASSVGQKRRHEHENKLDDKPKCNKCGKNHWGQCLSHIRACFRCGKEDHMTKDCSGGGT; from the exons ATGGAAGCTAAGTACCTACAAGATTTCAAGAGGGGTGACCCTCAAACATTTAAGGGGACATCTGACGATCCAACTGTGGCACAGATGTGGTTGAGATCCATTGAGACG GCTTCCCGTGATATTATTAGTCCTGAGGGAGGTGCAGTCTCGTGGGCGGAATTCAAGAGTGCCTTTACTAAAGAGTATTATCCAGAGGACGTTCAGCTGcgaaaacaacaagagttcaCTCAATTGAGTCAGAGGGGGCGTAGTGTTACTACTTATGCTAGAGAATTTTCTAAACTAAAGCGATTTACCCCAGAGTTGGTGAACACGGACTACAGGACAGCAAGACGGTTTGTGCTGGGGTTAGACACAAAGATTCGTAACACTGTTGAGGCAATTGCACCTACCATTTACGCTGCCGCCCTAAGAGTAGCTAAGTCTATGGAATTATTTGATAGTTCTCGTGGAACCCCTGCATCGTCAGTGGGACAAAAGCGTCGTCACGAACATGAAAACAAATTAGATGACAAGCCTAAGTGTAATAAGTGTGGGAAAAATCACTGGGGTCAATGTTTAAGTCACATAAGAGCCTGTTTTCGGTGTGGAAAGGAGGACCACATGACCAAGGATTGCTCGGGAGGTGGCACATAG